One window of Polynucleobacter sp. HIN5 genomic DNA carries:
- a CDS encoding peroxiredoxin — protein MTIKIGQTMPMCEIPATSNLTFSPKAYQGKKLVLYFYPKDSTPGCTVEAGEFRDHIDAFNQANALVVGVSRDNLRSHENFRQKLGLPFELVADTEEKLCTIFNVIKMKNMYGKQVRGVDRSTFLFDSKGLLQKEWRGIKVAGHVAEVLAAAKAMS, from the coding sequence ATGACGATTAAGATTGGGCAGACGATGCCAATGTGTGAGATCCCGGCAACATCTAACCTCACCTTTTCGCCAAAAGCATACCAAGGCAAAAAACTAGTGCTCTATTTTTATCCTAAAGATTCAACACCAGGATGCACGGTGGAGGCAGGAGAATTTCGGGATCATATTGATGCATTTAATCAAGCCAATGCTTTGGTGGTTGGGGTGTCCCGGGATAATTTGCGTTCACATGAGAACTTTCGCCAAAAATTAGGGCTACCCTTTGAATTGGTTGCCGATACCGAAGAAAAACTATGCACGATCTTTAATGTCATCAAAATGAAAAATATGTACGGCAAACAAGTTCGTGGTGTTGACCGTAGCACCTTCCTGTTTGACAGCAAAGGCCTTCTCCAAAAGGAGTGGCGCGGTATTAAGGTTGCAGGCCATGTGGCCGAAGTGCTCGCTGCCGCCAAGGCTATGTCCTAG
- a CDS encoding polysaccharide deacetylase family protein codes for MAKIALKVDVDTLLGTQVGTPNLARLFAELGVQATFLFSLGPDHTGWALKRIFRPGFLKKVSRTSVVEHYGIKTLLYGVLLPAPDIGKTAAHEMRAVDEAGHETGIHTWDHVYWQDHVYQRDAAWTRLQMQKAYDRFCEIFKHPPLTHGAAGWQMNEAALIQLDDWGMQYASDGRSAPNLAPYRIQFNHQRSKHVQYPTTLPTFDELIGVDGRDAFGAAQTILGLTQSNPNDQVFTLHAELEGQKLLPAFKALLQGWMAQGHDLVTMGQLHKSWLATGQLDKIATEPFQYGSIANRSGELMIQMRHATNFT; via the coding sequence ATGGCAAAAATTGCTCTGAAGGTTGATGTTGATACCTTACTCGGAACCCAAGTTGGAACTCCAAATCTAGCCAGGCTTTTTGCAGAGCTCGGCGTTCAAGCCACTTTCTTATTTAGTCTTGGGCCAGACCATACCGGTTGGGCATTAAAACGAATTTTTCGGCCGGGTTTTCTGAAAAAAGTATCGCGCACCTCGGTGGTGGAGCACTATGGCATCAAAACGCTTTTATACGGGGTTCTTCTTCCGGCACCTGACATTGGTAAAACTGCTGCGCATGAAATGCGCGCTGTTGATGAGGCTGGTCATGAAACCGGGATCCATACCTGGGATCATGTCTATTGGCAAGATCATGTTTATCAACGTGATGCCGCTTGGACTCGACTCCAAATGCAAAAAGCCTATGATCGTTTTTGCGAAATCTTCAAACACCCTCCGTTAACCCACGGGGCTGCAGGCTGGCAAATGAATGAAGCTGCTCTGATACAACTCGACGATTGGGGAATGCAATATGCCTCTGATGGGCGCTCCGCCCCAAATCTCGCGCCTTACCGCATTCAATTTAATCATCAGCGAAGTAAGCATGTTCAATACCCCACCACACTTCCAACCTTTGATGAGCTCATTGGTGTGGATGGAAGGGATGCCTTTGGGGCGGCCCAGACAATTCTTGGGCTCACTCAAAGCAATCCGAATGATCAAGTCTTTACCCTGCATGCCGAGCTAGAAGGACAAAAGTTGTTGCCCGCCTTTAAGGCATTGCTCCAAGGGTGGATGGCGCAAGGTCACGATCTGGTTACGATGGGCCAATTACACAAATCTTGGCTGGCGACTGGGCAACTCGATAAAATAGCCACTGAGCCATTTCAGTATGGCAGTATTGCCAATCGCAGCGGTGAACTGATGATCCAAATGCGCCATGCAACTAATTTCACATAA
- a CDS encoding bifunctional UDP-4-keto-pentose/UDP-xylose synthase has translation MKKILILGVNGFIGHHLSKRILETTSWEVYGMDMQNDRIGDLLNHPRMHFFEGDITINREWVEYHVRKCDVILPLVAIATPATYVQQPLRVFELDFEANLPIVRSAVKYGKHLVFPSTSEVYGMCSDAEFNPASSNLVYGPINKPRWIYACAKQLMDRVIWGYGMEGLRFTLFRPFNWIGPGLDSIYTPKEGSSRVVTQFLGHIVRGEPINLVDGGSQKRAFTYIDDGIDALMRIITNEGDIANGKIYNVGNPKNNYSVKELATMMLAIAKQIPEYAVTADRVQLVETTSKNYYGAGYQDVQNRVPAIENTMAELGWKPTIAMNDALSKIFEAYRHDVDKARHLVE, from the coding sequence ATGAAAAAGATTTTGATTTTGGGTGTGAATGGTTTTATTGGCCATCACCTCTCAAAGCGCATATTGGAGACCACGTCGTGGGAAGTCTACGGCATGGATATGCAAAACGACCGAATTGGCGATCTTCTCAACCACCCTCGCATGCATTTCTTTGAGGGCGATATCACCATTAATCGTGAATGGGTGGAGTATCACGTTCGTAAGTGCGATGTGATCCTACCGCTCGTTGCAATCGCCACACCAGCAACCTATGTACAACAACCCCTGCGCGTTTTTGAGCTTGACTTTGAAGCCAATCTTCCCATCGTGCGCTCGGCAGTGAAGTATGGCAAGCACCTGGTCTTCCCTTCAACCTCCGAGGTCTACGGCATGTGCTCAGATGCTGAATTTAATCCAGCCTCATCCAATTTGGTTTATGGCCCCATCAATAAACCGCGCTGGATTTATGCCTGCGCCAAGCAATTAATGGATCGAGTCATCTGGGGCTATGGCATGGAAGGCTTGCGCTTTACTTTATTTAGACCATTTAACTGGATTGGCCCTGGTTTAGATAGTATCTACACGCCCAAGGAGGGTTCTTCGCGAGTGGTCACCCAGTTCCTGGGCCATATTGTGCGTGGTGAGCCGATTAATCTTGTCGATGGGGGCTCGCAAAAGCGAGCTTTTACGTACATTGACGATGGCATTGATGCCTTAATGCGCATCATCACCAATGAAGGTGATATTGCCAATGGCAAGATTTATAACGTGGGTAACCCTAAAAATAATTACTCGGTCAAAGAGTTGGCTACCATGATGCTTGCGATTGCCAAGCAAATCCCAGAGTATGCGGTCACAGCTGATCGAGTCCAATTGGTAGAAACAACCTCCAAAAACTACTATGGTGCTGGATATCAAGATGTTCAAAATCGAGTTCCTGCCATCGAAAATACGATGGCTGAACTTGGTTGGAAACCCACTATTGCGATGAACGATGCACTAAGTAAGATATTTGAAGCCTATCGCCATGATGTGGATAAAGCGCGGCATCTGGTTGAATAG
- a CDS encoding formyltransferase → MNQTPKRAVVFAYHDVGVVCLQALIDAGMQIDLVITHANDPNETIWFNSVQKLCEQRGLPCRIVQQSELLTLLPEMKAIAPDYLFSFYYRFMLPTELLETASISALNMHGSLLPKYRGRAPVNWAVLHGETETGATLHIMEAKPDAGDIVGQVAVPIEIHETGKEVFDKVSQAAKQVIENVLPQLMQGDLPRQANRLAEGSYFGGRKPEDGRIDWTKSAMSIYNLIRAVAPPYPGAFTELSGGKVILTKSSLPLDLGADLPPSIAAFLTKSGLGMHLVDNRYFGLCGDGKVLELFLA, encoded by the coding sequence TTGAATCAAACACCAAAGCGCGCAGTTGTTTTTGCCTACCACGACGTCGGCGTTGTTTGTTTACAGGCTTTAATTGATGCGGGCATGCAAATTGATTTAGTCATCACCCATGCCAATGACCCCAACGAGACGATTTGGTTTAACAGCGTTCAAAAACTCTGTGAACAGCGGGGGCTGCCATGTCGAATCGTGCAACAGAGTGAATTATTAACGTTGCTGCCCGAGATGAAGGCGATTGCACCCGATTATCTCTTTTCTTTTTATTACCGCTTCATGTTGCCCACCGAGTTACTTGAGACTGCAAGCATTTCAGCTCTCAATATGCATGGCTCACTCTTACCGAAGTACCGCGGCCGCGCACCTGTGAACTGGGCGGTATTGCATGGCGAGACTGAAACGGGTGCAACCCTACACATCATGGAAGCAAAACCCGACGCTGGAGATATTGTCGGGCAGGTGGCTGTTCCCATTGAAATTCATGAAACGGGTAAAGAGGTATTTGATAAGGTTAGTCAAGCCGCAAAACAGGTGATAGAGAATGTGCTACCCCAGCTCATGCAAGGAGACCTTCCTCGCCAAGCCAATCGATTGGCAGAAGGTTCTTATTTTGGGGGTCGCAAACCCGAGGATGGTCGCATCGATTGGACCAAGTCAGCCATGTCGATTTACAACTTGATTCGAGCGGTGGCGCCGCCCTACCCTGGCGCCTTTACCGAATTGAGCGGGGGAAAAGTGATTCTTACCAAAAGCTCGCTTCCACTGGACCTTGGGGCAGACCTACCCCCCTCAATCGCAGCATTCCTCACAAAATCCGGGTTGGGGATGCATCTCGTCGATAATCGTTACTTTGGCCTGTGCGGCGATGGCAAGGTTCTTGAGCTATTTTTAGCATAA
- a CDS encoding glycosyltransferase, translating into MNSFAHPRLSVVIPVYNEEEGLQGLFDRLYPALDQVASQYSLSYELVFINDGSKDRSAAMLAMQYEKRPDVTRVVLFANNFGQHMAIMAGFEYARGEYVITLDADLQNPPEEIGKIVRQLEEGHDYVGTIRENRQDSWFRKTASRAMNRLRDKLTRITMTDQGCMMRGYHRRIIDLVRQCEEANTFIPALAYTFANNPIEITVKHEERFAGESKYSLYQLIRLNFDLVTGFSVMPLQLFSILGMLLAGAAGSLFLLLLIRRFVLGAEVEGVFTLFALTFFLIGVMLFGLGLLGEYIGRIYQQVRQRPRYMVSAVLEQSKS; encoded by the coding sequence ATGAACAGCTTTGCTCATCCACGCTTAAGTGTCGTGATCCCGGTTTATAACGAGGAAGAGGGGTTACAGGGTCTATTTGATCGCCTATACCCTGCGCTTGACCAGGTTGCGAGTCAGTATTCGCTGAGCTATGAACTCGTGTTTATCAACGATGGCAGTAAAGATCGGTCTGCTGCCATGCTCGCCATGCAGTATGAAAAGCGGCCTGATGTAACACGCGTGGTTTTATTTGCAAATAACTTTGGCCAACACATGGCAATCATGGCCGGTTTTGAATATGCGCGTGGTGAATACGTCATTACCTTAGATGCGGATCTACAAAATCCTCCCGAAGAGATTGGGAAAATTGTGCGTCAGCTCGAGGAAGGTCATGACTATGTTGGCACGATTCGAGAAAACCGCCAAGACTCCTGGTTCCGAAAGACGGCCTCGCGCGCCATGAATCGATTACGCGATAAGCTCACTCGCATCACCATGACCGATCAAGGCTGCATGATGCGTGGCTACCATCGTCGCATCATTGATTTAGTGCGGCAGTGTGAGGAGGCAAATACCTTCATTCCAGCACTAGCGTACACCTTTGCTAACAATCCAATTGAAATTACTGTCAAACATGAGGAACGGTTTGCTGGAGAATCGAAATACAGCCTATATCAATTGATTCGACTTAATTTTGATTTGGTCACTGGCTTCTCAGTGATGCCACTGCAACTCTTTTCGATCCTCGGCATGCTATTAGCCGGAGCAGCAGGCTCGCTGTTCCTTCTCCTTTTAATTCGTCGCTTTGTACTAGGCGCTGAAGTTGAGGGTGTGTTCACACTCTTCGCACTCACCTTCTTTTTAATTGGTGTCATGCTATTTGGCCTTGGCCTTTTGGGGGAATACATCGGCCGGATTTACCAACAGGTTCGTCAACGGCCCCGCTACATGGTCAGCGCCGTCTTAGAGCAATCTAAATCGTAG
- a CDS encoding DegT/DnrJ/EryC1/StrS family aminotransferase, protein MEQMSQPFIPFTKPTIDEATITAVADVLRSGWITSGPKVLEFEAALSDYLGGATVRCFANGTATMKIALQVAGIGAGDEVITTPISWVATSNVILAVGAKPVFVDIDPKTRNLDLNQVRSAINAKTKAIMPVYLAGLPLDIDALYTIAENHQLRVIEDAAQALGSSWKGLRIGAKGRHDLVSFSFQANKNLTTIEGGCLVFNTDRFGGDQVSLAEKLRLQGLVRHGADGMEVDVLGGKDNLTDVNAVIGLHQLKQLDRFQAQRVALARHYFDRFEQSGLSKIGLGLPVADFVNSNWHMFQVVLPLERLGQSRSQIMLALKERGIGTGVHYPIITGFALYRERGYSVQATPVANAIGQSILTLPLFPTMTNADVDRVVKALQEVLA, encoded by the coding sequence ATGGAGCAAATGAGTCAGCCATTCATCCCCTTTACGAAGCCGACGATAGATGAAGCCACTATTACAGCGGTGGCAGACGTTTTGCGCTCTGGCTGGATTACGTCCGGCCCAAAGGTTTTAGAGTTTGAAGCTGCCTTGAGTGACTATTTAGGGGGCGCGACTGTTCGTTGCTTTGCGAACGGCACAGCCACCATGAAAATCGCCCTTCAAGTTGCTGGGATTGGTGCAGGCGACGAGGTGATCACGACTCCAATTTCATGGGTAGCAACCTCCAATGTGATCTTAGCTGTAGGCGCAAAGCCTGTTTTTGTTGATATTGATCCAAAGACCCGTAATTTAGATCTTAATCAAGTCCGCTCTGCCATTAACGCCAAGACCAAAGCCATCATGCCGGTATATTTGGCTGGCTTGCCTCTTGATATTGATGCCCTGTATACGATTGCAGAGAATCATCAATTACGTGTGATCGAGGACGCTGCTCAAGCGCTCGGATCTTCTTGGAAGGGATTGCGCATTGGTGCTAAAGGCCGGCATGATTTAGTGAGTTTTAGTTTCCAGGCGAATAAAAATTTGACGACTATTGAAGGTGGTTGTCTAGTCTTCAATACCGATCGCTTTGGCGGAGATCAAGTGAGTCTCGCTGAAAAACTACGTCTGCAAGGATTGGTGCGTCATGGGGCGGATGGCATGGAAGTCGATGTTTTAGGTGGCAAGGACAACTTAACGGATGTCAATGCCGTTATTGGCCTTCATCAATTAAAGCAATTGGATCGTTTTCAAGCCCAACGTGTCGCCCTCGCACGTCATTATTTTGATCGCTTCGAACAATCAGGTTTGAGCAAGATAGGTTTAGGCCTACCGGTCGCCGATTTTGTAAATAGTAATTGGCATATGTTCCAGGTCGTATTGCCCTTAGAGCGCTTAGGTCAATCACGCAGCCAAATCATGCTTGCCTTAAAAGAACGTGGCATTGGTACTGGGGTGCATTACCCAATCATTACCGGCTTTGCACTATATCGCGAGCGCGGATACTCTGTGCAAGCAACTCCGGTTGCCAATGCGATTGGTCAATCCATCTTAACTCTGCCGCTTTTTCCCACCATGACCAATGCCGACGTTGATCGTGTGGTCAAGGCACTACAAGAGGTTTTAGCGTAA
- a CDS encoding glycosyltransferase family 39 protein — MLAERQLTPLNAVALLIVFVLASFLWFATLDYRHLIPTDEGRYAQMAREMMVSGDYITPRYNDYKYFEKPPLHIWASAITFQLFGLGEWQARFWSGLTGYLTILLVGFTAAKLFGRVTGYLAVLILLSSPMWVVGGHFNALDMGLSAFLNLALCSLLLAQHAYEQHRPQSGRYWMWVCWLAMGLATLSKGLIGIVIPGMVLFAYIVTRFDWKILARLHIVSGLVIFLIVTAPWFIAVSIQNPEFAHFFFIYEHFERFTATAHGRTAPAYFFLPLVAIGFLPWMPQFFTSAWQTLRKYRMGSFSAPWMLWAWFAVILIFFSISRSKLPGYIMPVFPALAILAAKSIADYLESHAHLSTGWRLQTLFFALLAITGFFFLSEVGRNGQPDEVDAYQAYTLWIIIALSCLLAFSLAASLLAKRNALLSIALFAFGFFLTATIAGTGHETLGRAVSGYDLAQKVKSQIPSDAKIYSVRLLDHTVPFYLERNTIMVEFTDELTFGAKQEPEKWVPTLSDFISTWNQDPNAFALMSPGQYEELKARGLPMEELGRDSRRVMVRHPQEPLRQ; from the coding sequence ATGCTTGCTGAGCGCCAACTCACACCGCTCAATGCAGTTGCATTGTTGATTGTCTTCGTCCTTGCGAGCTTCTTATGGTTTGCCACCCTGGATTATCGGCATCTAATTCCGACGGACGAAGGTCGCTACGCGCAAATGGCCCGCGAGATGATGGTGAGCGGGGATTACATCACACCCCGTTATAACGACTATAAATATTTTGAGAAGCCGCCATTGCATATTTGGGCCTCGGCGATAACGTTTCAACTTTTTGGACTAGGGGAATGGCAAGCACGCTTTTGGAGCGGGCTGACTGGTTATCTCACCATTTTGTTGGTTGGATTTACTGCGGCCAAATTATTTGGGCGGGTTACCGGATATTTAGCGGTACTCATTTTGTTATCGAGTCCCATGTGGGTCGTAGGCGGGCATTTCAATGCGCTCGATATGGGCCTATCGGCTTTTCTAAATTTAGCTCTGTGCTCACTTCTACTGGCTCAACATGCCTATGAACAGCATCGCCCACAATCGGGTCGCTATTGGATGTGGGTCTGCTGGTTGGCAATGGGTCTTGCCACCCTATCAAAAGGACTGATCGGCATTGTGATTCCAGGAATGGTGCTATTTGCCTATATCGTGACGCGCTTTGACTGGAAAATTCTGGCTCGCTTGCATATTGTTAGCGGACTCGTAATTTTTTTAATCGTCACTGCTCCCTGGTTTATTGCTGTATCGATTCAAAATCCAGAGTTTGCTCACTTCTTTTTTATTTACGAACATTTCGAGCGCTTTACAGCAACAGCTCATGGGCGCACGGCACCAGCTTATTTTTTCCTGCCATTAGTGGCAATTGGCTTTTTGCCGTGGATGCCCCAGTTCTTTACGTCTGCATGGCAAACTCTCAGGAAGTACCGGATGGGTTCATTCTCGGCGCCATGGATGCTTTGGGCATGGTTTGCAGTCATCCTGATTTTCTTTAGCATCTCCCGCTCAAAATTACCAGGCTACATCATGCCGGTTTTTCCAGCCTTAGCCATTTTGGCGGCTAAGTCAATCGCCGATTACTTAGAGTCGCATGCGCATCTTTCCACTGGGTGGCGATTGCAAACCTTATTTTTTGCATTACTCGCGATCACCGGTTTCTTCTTTTTGTCCGAAGTCGGACGCAATGGTCAGCCCGATGAAGTGGATGCATATCAGGCTTACACCCTCTGGATTATCATCGCCCTGTCCTGCTTATTGGCATTTAGTTTGGCAGCAAGCCTCCTTGCGAAGCGCAATGCGCTACTTAGTATTGCCCTATTTGCTTTTGGCTTTTTCTTAACCGCCACCATTGCTGGAACGGGGCATGAAACTCTAGGTCGCGCAGTGTCTGGGTATGACCTAGCACAAAAGGTTAAATCACAAATCCCAAGCGATGCCAAAATTTATTCGGTTCGTTTGTTGGATCACACTGTTCCGTTTTATCTTGAACGCAATACCATTATGGTCGAGTTTACCGATGAACTAACCTTTGGAGCCAAGCAAGAACCTGAGAAATGGGTACCAACTCTTTCGGACTTCATCTCAACCTGGAATCAAGATCCCAACGCCTTTGCACTCATGAGCCCAGGCCAGTATGAGGAACTCAAAGCCCGCGGGCTTCCCATGGAGGAATTAGGTCGCGATAGTCGACGTGTTATGGTTCGACATCCACAAGAGCCTTTGCGACAATAG
- a CDS encoding Mth938-like domain-containing protein, with protein MKLHSDPQSSQNTITGYGIGFIEVNKTPYSHALIVQPDNVVIAWPVEESRELTEDHFSMIGALQPELVIVGTGKRQVFLNPQILQPLIKAKIGFEMMDSQAACRTYNILMGEGRKVLAAIILEKN; from the coding sequence GTGAAGTTACATTCTGACCCACAATCTAGCCAAAATACGATTACCGGCTACGGAATTGGCTTTATTGAGGTCAATAAAACCCCGTATTCGCACGCCCTGATCGTTCAGCCAGATAACGTAGTGATAGCGTGGCCAGTTGAAGAAAGCCGCGAGCTCACGGAAGATCATTTCTCGATGATTGGCGCCCTGCAACCCGAGTTGGTGATTGTGGGCACCGGTAAGAGACAGGTGTTTCTGAACCCCCAAATTCTGCAACCGCTGATTAAGGCCAAAATTGGTTTTGAAATGATGGATTCCCAAGCAGCATGCCGAACCTACAACATTTTGATGGGCGAGGGGCGCAAAGTGCTTGCCGCCATCATCCTGGAGAAAAATTAG
- a CDS encoding pyridoxal phosphate-dependent aminotransferase: MKPIQKSDKLNNVCYDIRGPVLELAQRMEEEGHKIIKLNIGNVGVFGFDPPEEIQLDMIRNLGNASAYSDSKGIFAARKAIMQYCQEKGIEGVTLDDIYTGNGASELIVLAMNALLNNGDEVLVPAPDYPLWTAAVSLSGGTPHHYLCDESKDWQPDLNDIRSKITPRTKAIVVINPNNPTGALYSKEVLLEIIAVARQHNLILFVDEIYDKMLFDGAKHISLASLSTDVVTITFNGLSKNYRSCGYRSGWMVVSGDKAMVADYIEGLNMLSSMRLCANVPGQYAIQTALGGYQSINDLVAKDGRLTRQRDLAYKLMSEIPGVSVAKPKAALYLFPKLDPQMYPIKDDQQFIADLLKEEKVLLVQGTGFNWPKPDHFRITFLPHEDTLREAIKRIAHFLERYRTKHATNSVAATTVKA; this comes from the coding sequence GTGAAACCCATACAAAAGTCCGACAAACTAAACAACGTCTGCTACGACATTCGTGGCCCTGTCCTAGAGCTTGCACAACGCATGGAGGAGGAGGGGCACAAGATCATCAAGCTCAATATTGGTAATGTCGGTGTGTTCGGCTTTGATCCCCCGGAAGAAATCCAGCTCGACATGATTCGCAATCTGGGAAATGCGTCTGCTTATTCGGATTCCAAAGGGATTTTTGCAGCCCGCAAAGCCATCATGCAGTACTGCCAAGAAAAGGGTATCGAGGGCGTTACCTTAGATGATATTTACACCGGCAATGGGGCATCTGAACTAATTGTTCTGGCGATGAATGCACTCTTGAACAATGGCGATGAGGTGTTGGTACCAGCACCCGATTACCCGCTATGGACTGCGGCCGTCTCATTATCAGGTGGGACTCCGCATCATTATTTGTGTGATGAGTCGAAGGATTGGCAACCCGACTTAAACGATATTCGCTCCAAGATTACGCCGCGCACCAAGGCCATCGTGGTGATTAATCCCAATAATCCAACGGGTGCTTTGTATTCCAAAGAGGTATTGCTGGAAATCATTGCGGTTGCACGTCAGCATAATTTGATTCTGTTTGTCGATGAGATCTACGACAAGATGCTCTTTGATGGTGCGAAGCATATTTCGTTGGCATCGTTATCGACCGACGTGGTCACCATTACCTTCAATGGTTTGTCAAAGAACTACCGCTCCTGTGGTTACCGCTCTGGCTGGATGGTTGTTTCTGGCGATAAGGCGATGGTTGCCGATTACATTGAGGGTTTAAATATGCTGTCCTCGATGCGGCTTTGCGCCAATGTTCCAGGGCAATATGCGATTCAAACGGCATTAGGCGGCTACCAAAGTATTAATGATTTGGTTGCCAAGGATGGTCGTTTAACTCGTCAACGTGACTTGGCCTATAAGCTCATGAGTGAGATTCCTGGGGTTAGTGTCGCTAAACCGAAGGCAGCTTTATATCTGTTTCCGAAGCTCGATCCGCAGATGTATCCGATTAAAGACGATCAACAATTTATTGCCGATCTCCTCAAAGAGGAAAAAGTTCTTCTGGTGCAGGGCACGGGTTTTAATTGGCCCAAACCAGATCATTTCCGGATTACCTTCTTGCCCCATGAAGATACCTTGCGTGAGGCCATCAAGCGGATCGCTCACTTTCTTGAGCGTTATCGCACGAAACACGCAACCAATTCGGTCGCCGCAACCACAGTAAAAGCATGA
- a CDS encoding homoserine dehydrogenase, with protein MKPIQVGLLGIGTVGSGVFTVLARNQEEIQRRAGRGIRIHTVADLNTQRAQELVQGHAEVVNDARKVIQNPEIDIVVELIGGYGIAKDLVLEAIAHGKHVVTANKALIAVHGNEIFKAAHAKGVMVAFEAAVAGGIPIIKALREGLSANRIEWIAGIINGTTNFILSEMRDKGLDFNTVLKEAQRLGYAEADPTFDIEGIDAAHKATIMSAIAFGVPMQFSQAHVEGITKLSAIDIRYAEQLGYRIKLLGITKKTPSGIELRVHPTLVPAKRLLANVEGAMNAVQVFGDAVGTTLYYGKGAGSEPTASAVIADLVDVTRLQTADPENRVPHLAFQPDALQNTPILPIAEVTTSYYLRLAVADQAGVLADITRILAAHGVSIDALLQKEAAEGESQTDLVILTHETKEKNMTAALLEMQDLKTVIGEIVKIRLENLS; from the coding sequence ATGAAACCTATTCAAGTTGGACTTCTTGGCATTGGTACCGTTGGCAGCGGAGTCTTTACCGTTCTCGCTCGTAATCAAGAAGAGATTCAGCGGCGCGCAGGTCGCGGCATTCGGATTCATACGGTGGCAGATTTAAATACCCAGCGGGCTCAAGAGCTTGTGCAGGGCCATGCCGAGGTGGTTAATGACGCACGAAAGGTGATTCAGAACCCCGAGATTGATATTGTGGTCGAGCTGATTGGCGGCTATGGCATTGCTAAGGACTTGGTTCTTGAGGCAATTGCACACGGAAAACATGTGGTGACTGCCAACAAAGCATTGATTGCTGTGCATGGCAATGAAATCTTTAAAGCGGCGCATGCCAAAGGAGTGATGGTGGCATTTGAGGCTGCTGTCGCTGGCGGGATCCCCATCATTAAGGCGTTGCGTGAGGGCTTGAGTGCCAATCGGATCGAATGGATTGCTGGGATCATTAATGGCACCACTAACTTCATCTTGTCAGAAATGCGCGACAAGGGTTTGGACTTTAATACGGTATTAAAAGAGGCGCAACGCTTGGGCTACGCTGAGGCGGATCCAACCTTCGATATTGAAGGAATTGATGCAGCCCATAAAGCAACCATCATGAGTGCCATCGCCTTTGGGGTGCCGATGCAATTTTCGCAAGCACATGTTGAAGGAATTACCAAGCTATCCGCTATCGACATTCGGTATGCTGAGCAATTGGGCTATCGCATTAAGCTTTTAGGGATTACCAAGAAAACCCCGAGTGGAATTGAGTTACGCGTTCACCCGACTCTGGTCCCCGCGAAGCGTTTGTTGGCTAATGTTGAAGGCGCGATGAATGCAGTACAAGTTTTTGGTGATGCCGTAGGCACCACTCTCTATTACGGCAAAGGCGCTGGTTCGGAGCCAACCGCTTCAGCCGTGATTGCCGATTTAGTTGATGTCACGCGTTTACAAACGGCCGATCCTGAAAATCGGGTACCCCATTTGGCGTTTCAGCCTGATGCTCTGCAAAATACCCCAATCCTGCCGATCGCAGAAGTAACGACGAGTTATTACTTGCGCTTAGCAGTTGCTGATCAAGCTGGCGTTTTAGCCGATATCACACGGATCTTGGCTGCGCATGGCGTATCCATCGATGCACTGTTACAAAAAGAGGCCGCGGAAGGGGAGAGTCAGACCGACCTCGTGATCTTGACCCATGAGACCAAAGAAAAGAATATGACCGCCGCTTTGCTGGAGATGCAAGATCTCAAAACAGTGATCGGTGAAATTGTGAAAATTCGTCTTGAAAATCTTTCCTAG